The Primulina eburnea isolate SZY01 chromosome 6, ASM2296580v1, whole genome shotgun sequence genome contains a region encoding:
- the LOC140835394 gene encoding uncharacterized protein — translation MFTRNPLSVILDQNKLTGPNYHDWFRNLKIVLNSEKIAYVLDKKPPKEAAPNISRTELAKLEIHWDHDLQAKSYMLASMSNELQRRFEEAVNAADIHLHLKELYAVQTRSERHATVKELMTRRL, via the coding sequence ATGTTTACTCGTAACCCGCTTTCAGTCATTCTCGATCAAAACAAATTGACTGGCCCTAACTATCATGACTGGTTTCGAAACTTAAAGATTGTTCTGAACTCTGAAAAGATTGCGTATGTGCTTGATAAGAAGCCACCTAAGGAGGCGGCTCCTAATATCAGTAGGACTGAATTAGCTAAGCTTGAGATACATTGGGATCATGATCTCCAAGCTAAGAGCTACATGTTGGCTTCTATGTCGAATGAACTTCAGAGGAGGTTCGAGGAGGcggtgaatgctgctgacattcaccttcatctgaaagaattgtatgcTGTACAAACTCGTTCAGAAAGACATGCGACTGTTAAAGAACTCATGACTAGACGCTTGTGA
- the LOC140833904 gene encoding LOW QUALITY PROTEIN: mitogen-activated protein kinase 15-like (The sequence of the model RefSeq protein was modified relative to this genomic sequence to represent the inferred CDS: inserted 1 base in 1 codon) gives MQPDNRKKASVDVDFFTEYGEGSRYRIEEVIGKGSYGVVCSAYDTHLREKVAIKKINDIFEHVSDATRILREIKLLRLLRHPDIVEIKHILLPPSRREFKDIYVVFELMESDLHQVIKANDDLTLEHYQFFLYQLLRGLKYIHTANVFHRDLKPKNILANADCKLKICDFGLARVAFNDTPTAIFWTDYVATRWYRAPELCGSFFSKYTPAIDLWSIGCIFAELLTGKPLFPGXNVVHQLDLMTDLLGTPPSETIARIRNEKARRYLSSMRRKKPIPLTHKFPNADPLALRLLERMLAFDPKDRPSAEEALADPYFQNLARVEREPSSQPVTKMEFEFERRRITKEDVRELIYREILEYHPKMLKEYIEGAEPTSFMYPSAVDKFKKQFAYLEEHYGNGAAAPPERQHSSSLPRPCVLYSENSNLSSSDVTNGLSKFTIKEAEKSQVDRTSAHSIVRFPGQVPPNIQGVAARPGKVIGPVVRYNNCGATAATIEANDQHKMVRNPSVNAQYIVPGSSYPRKHPGCKIEKGDGCSEGSNGLQPKPDLYMARKVAAAQGGVVNHWY, from the exons ATGCAGCCTGATAATCGGAAAAAG GCATCTGTTGATGTAGATTTCTTCACGGAATATGGTGAAGGCAGCAGATATAGAATCGAGGAAGTTATTGGAAAAGGTAGCTATGGTGTTGTTTGCTCGGCATATGACACCCATCTTAGGGAAAAAGTTGCAATTAAAAAGATAAATGACATATTCGAACATGTCTCTGATGCCACACGAATTCTTAGGGAGATTAAGCTTCTTAGGCTTCTTCGTCATCCAGATATTGTGGAAATCAAGCATATTTTGCTTCCTCCTTCTAGAAGGGAATTCAAGGACATATATGTCGTTTTTGAACTAATGGAATCAGATCTCCACCAGGTTATTAAAGCCAATGATGACTTGACTCTGGAACATTACCAGTTCTTTCTATATCAGCTCCTTCGAGGCTTGAAATATATACATACAG CTAACGTATTTCACCGTGATTTGAAgccaaaaaatattttggcgaATGCTGACTGCAAACTTAAGATTTGTGATTTTGGCCTTGCAAGAGTGGCCTTCAATGATACTCCTACCGCAATATTTTGGACA GATTATGTTGCCACAAGGTGGTATAGGGCACCTGAATTGTGTGGTTCTTTTTTCTCCAAG TATACTCCTGCAATTGACCTTTGGAGTATTGGGTGCATTTTTGCGGAACTTTTGACCGGAAAACCTCTGTTCCCTG AAAATGTGGTTCACCAGTTAGACCTCATGACTGATTTGTTGGGTACACCACCTTCCGAGACCATTGCAAGG ATAAGAAATGAAAAGGCTCGGAGATACTTAAGTAGCATGCGGAGGAAGAAGCCAATTCCTTTAACCCACAAATTTCCAAATGCAGACCCCCTTGCTCTTCGCTTATTAGAAAGAATGCTTGCTTTTGATCCTAAGGATAGACCTTCGGCAGAAGAG GCTCTAGCAGATCCATACTTCCAGAACTTGGCTAGAGTTGAGAGAGAACCTTCTTCTCAACCGGTTACTAAAATGGAGTTTGAATTTGAAAGGCGAAGAATTACCAAAGAGGATGTTAGAGAGTTGATATATCGAGAAATTCTTGAATACCACCCAAAGATGTTGAAGGAATACATAGAAGGAGCTGAACCTACTAGCTTCATGTATCCAAG TGCCGTCGACAAATTTAAGAAGCAATTTGCGTATCTTGAGGAACATTACGGAAATGGAGCTGCTGCTCCACCTGAAAGACAACATTCGTCATCTTTACCCAG GCCATGTGTTTTATATTCGGAAAATTCTAATCTGAGCTCATCTGATGTTACCAACGGTCTTTCTAAATTCACCATTAAAGAAGCTGAGAAGAGTCAAGTAGACCGTACTTCTGCGCATTCTATAGTGAGATTTCCAGGTCAAGTACCTCCAAATATCCAAG GTGTAGCGGCAAGGCCTGGCAAGGTCATTGGTCCTGTAGTACGTTACAATAACTGTGGAGCAACAGCAGCAACCATAGAGGCAAATGATCAACATAAAATGGTTCGAAATCCCAGTGTCAATGCTCAATACATTGTTCCTGGCTCTTCTTACCCAAGAAAACACCCTGGCTGCAAGATCGAAAAGGGGGACGGTTGCTCAGAAGGTTCGAATGGGCTGCAGCCCAAACCTGATTTATACATGGCAAGAAAAGTTGCTGCTGCTCAAGGTGGAGTAGTAAACCATTGGTATTAA